From a single Daphnia pulex isolate KAP4 chromosome 2, ASM2113471v1 genomic region:
- the LOC124188954 gene encoding protein sidekick-like isoform X1 has product MPGVKAQHLGLLPSVLLLFLCQHISSADNMQSPRFVTQPSASASIVSEGRAKFLQCQAVGYPQPEYRWMKDGSFQTEFSSEPVYKIQSIRREDAGVYQCVARNAVGSIFSEQVQVLVAYMSPFSDQTETSLTIQTGDAAVLEVQALESQPKPAVTWEAEDGAPLYGHKYAIGPDNQLVILSASESDQKLYRAHVTNTQLGQEELSGGVRLVVRGNSETDDVPARIVIAPRDTEVVRGSPVTELHCIANARSLYHLETLWFKDDEPIENSGVGHTFNDLWNRTLSLLNADPSHSGRYSCRVSTKSLRSEPVTAGANVTILEKPVLLEKVSLETLGDFGRISSLPCRARGVPTPSVKWYRNVVDVTSLPGNKYFVAEDGSLKIQKLAMEDGGMFQCVASNSAGQATAYTWLKVKKDERDSFKLINVVRLRPNDLPDRSKESGGSSLFFASAPVMESPPENRTVRDGRDETFSCKAGGAPTPNITWIFNDTTVLVPSGRVQILEDGSLLIAAVRANDAGKYTCIRTNEAGSVEDSALLSVLVRTQIVQPPVDTRVILGHVATMQCRVSGDSSVSYSVQWRHENKVIDPLRSQRIQVLADGTLQIAEARASDVGTYACHVTSAGGDDSRIAKLYVIELPYPPNGVAASRLGNGKMVNVSWIAGFDGNSPISKFIIQKRVVPVTGPIPDTVNSWTTEIANVSADVRWIDLPSLKAAAAYQFRVSAVNSVGEGQPSEPSNRVTLPQEAPSGPPVGLVGSARSASQIMIQWQPPDEEHRNGMITGYMVRYRLHGYGDNSPWSYRNITNENQRNYLIEDLITWKDYEIQMAAFNRIDVGKFSKSITVKTREGTPEAAPTQVRAEAVNSTTIRVWWKPPDPQLINGINQGYKLQAWRGDNQVAEKTVTVPPSPFDPLAEQTALVDGVQKYTEYQITVLCFTSPGDGPRSGHVTVKTAEDVPDEVSSLRFDEISDRSVRVSWSPPEKDNGKLTGYTVRWSVKDMPHTLKVKNVTGDVSSLVVNSLQPTTHYTFEVAGWTSSGMGAIKTATIQSGIEPVLPGAPTRLAVSNIEAFSVVLQFTPGFDGNSSVTKWTVQAQSLRNSTWDTIWEVTDPEATTLTVSNLTPFMEYALRLVANNVVGPSPPSEPTKRFQTIQAPPSHAPFNVTVRAVSATQLRVRWTPLQQIEWYGVPRGYNVSYRRANADTPLDAVSIEDHNANSFVLEDLEEFTIYQVIVQAYNDVGTSQPSPPATERTREATPSSGPKTVSANETSSTTIVVRWNEVDLLHRNGIIEGYKVYYGALNVPFRYKKVPSNATFTTTLTELRKFTQYSIQVLAYTRIGDGVLSVPPIVVQTMEDVPGVPSNVSFPDVSFSSARVIWDVPAEPNGEILAYRVTYFIDSTQATNTSKEFSPSDRTYRVTNLEAEQFYMFHIAAKTSLGWGQAARALVYTTNSRDAPQPPSAPHVSPSQIQSQQITFSWAPGRDGFAPLRYYTVQYRGDSSGPWQTVNERVEPTVTSYTVHALKPFTAYQFRIQAINDIGPSGWSSESEVVRTLPAAPASGVASVKVIPITTTSVRIVWHPLSEDAWNGDAHTAAYRIDYRQITDFPTPALLQGGGQKEEIYDGKASQMILNDLVRDRNYEIIVTPFNSQGPGPSSSPTTVYVGEAVPTGEPREVAAIATSPTEVRLTWVAPLASQQNGDLLGYKIFYLATSQTIDKEEMEVVPASHVAHSLPFMDMFTEYRIQIVAFNPAGDGPRSVPVTVRTLQGIPGSPGSLKFSDITMNSLKVSWEEPKQPNGEITGYVVTYETAQQDETFSKQVKQKVTTTWLVVANLEEEVTYYFSVRASTFDLGPPATGNVTTGPQEGSPGRPKDLLIARTTSSVNLQWENGPAGKGPIVGYYIESRKKVVADWQIKEDQWQTVARTDQGPMREYSVSYQNLMPSSSYTFRIVAYNKFGISYPVYTHDPFLTPSKLYLEYSYSTHQKPFYHQTWFLVTLAAGSVVIITLLVAVLCVKSKSYKYKHEAQKTLEESLTNEEMGFAFEMRQSKRTGTIGRNTLSRRSVAGSVGVLGGGTLGGASAGPSVVGKPPPRPAPSSVAYNSDDESARGGYDENPDDSSLTEKPSEISSTDSQGSESEPESERGEPHSFVNHYANVNDTLRQSWKKQRPVKNYTSFTDSEQEGSTVVSLNGGQIVMNNKARSRAPLPGFSSFV; this is encoded by the exons ATGCCTGGCGTCAAGGCCCAACACCTGGGATTATTACCGagtgtgttgctgctgttccTTTGTCAACACATTTCGTCTG CGGACAACATGCAGTCGCCCCGTTTCGTCACTCAACCATCCGCTTCGGCGAGCATCGTCAGCGAAGGCCGGGCCAAATTCCTTCAGTGTCAAGCCGTTG GCTACCCGCAGCCGGAATACAGATGGATGAAAGATGGCTCCTTTCAGACGGAATTCTCATCGGAACCGGTTTACAAAATCCAGTCCATCCGACGCGAGGACGCTGGCGTTTACCAATGCGTAGCTCGTAACGCTGTCGGATCCATATTCAGCGAGCAAGTTCAAGTCCTTGTCGCCT ACATGAGTCCCTTTAGCGACCAGACGGAAACGTCGCTGACTATCCAGACAGGCGATGCCGCCGTCCTGGAAGTGCAGGCCCTAGAGTCTCAGCCCAAACCGGCCGTGACTTGGGAAGCTGAAGACGGAGCGCCGCTCTACGGACACAAATATGCCATCGGTCCTGATAACCAACTAGTTATCCTGTCGGCCTCTGAAAGCGACCAGAAACTTTACCG GGCTCACGTAACAAACACGCAGCTGGGTCAAGAAGAGCTGAGCGGAGGAGTTCGATTAGTGGTCCGCGGTAATAGCGAAACCGATGACGTGCCGGCCCGCATCGTCATCGCGCCCCGAGATACGGAAGTGGTTCGCGGCTCTCCCGTCACTGAACTTCATTGCATTGCCAATGCCAG GTCGCTGTATCACTTGGAAACCCTGTGGTTTAAAGATGATGAGCCAATCGAAAACTCTGGAGTTGGGCACACATTCAACGATTTATGGAATCGAACTCTCTCCCTGCTCAACGCCGATCCCAGCCATTCCGGCCGCTATAGTTGCAGAGTTTCCACCAAATCGCTGCGATCCGAACCCGTCACGGCCGGCGCCAACGTCACCATTCTTG aaaaacccGTTCTTTTGGAGAAGGTATCATTGGAGACGTTGGGCGATTTCGGTCGGATCTCTTCGCTACCCTGCCGTGCCCGCGGAGTGCCCACTCCATCCGTCAAGTGGTACAGGAATGTCGTCGACGTGACATCCTTACCGGGGAACAA GTATTTTGTGGCGGAAGATGGATCGCTCAAGATCCAGAAGCTCGCCATGGAGGATGGCGGCATGTTCCAGTGCGTCGCATCCAATAGCGCCGGTCAAGCTACGGCTTACACATGGCTCAAGGTTAAAA AAGATGAACGCGATTCGTTCAAACTAATCAACGTTGTCCGGTTACGACCAAACGATTTACCTGACCGGAGCAAGGAATCTGGGGgctcgtctcttttctttg CCTCGGCTCCCGTCATGGAATCTCCGCCAGAAAACCGGACAGTCCGTGACGGCCGTGATGAAACATTTAGCTGCAAAGCAGGAGGAGCTCCCACTCCCAACATAACGTGGATCTTTAATG ACACGACTGTCCTAGTACCCTCTGGCCGGGTTCAAATACTCGAGGACGGATCTTTGTTGATTGCCGCCGTGCGTGCCAACGATGCGGGAAAATACACTTGCATCAGAACAAACGAAGCCGGTAGTGTCGAGGATTCTGCCCTCCTCTCCGTCTTGG TGCGCACGCAAATCGTCCAACCACCAGTGGATACTCGAGTGATTCTTGGTCACGTGGCCACTATGCAGTGCAGGGTGTCTGGTGACTCGTCCGTTTCCTACAGCGTTCAATGGCGACATGAAAATAA GGTTATCGATCCGCTTCGCAGTCAGCGGATTCAAGTCCTTGCCGATGGCACTCTGCAGATTGCCGAGGCTCGGGCCTCGGATGTGGGTACCTACGCTTGTCACGTGACATCAGCCGGCGGAGACGACTCGCGAATTGCCAAGCTCTACGTTATCGAACTGCCGTATCCTCCGAACGGAGTGGCCGCCTCACGATTGGGCAACGGCAAAATGGTCAACGTCTCGTGGATCGCGGGATTCGACGGCAACAGTCCAATCTCCAAGTTTATCATCCAAAAACGCGTCGTGCCCGTTACCGGCCCAATACCCGACACGGTTAACAGTTGGACAACGGAAATAGCCAACGTGTCGGCCGACGTTCGATGGATTGATTTACCCTCGCTCAAGGCCGCTGCTGCCTACCAATTCCGCGTCAGCGCCGTCAATAGCGTAGGGGAAGGCCAGCCGTCCGAACCGAGCAACAGAGTCACTCTACCGCAAGAAg CTCCTTCCGGACCGCCGGTGGGACTAGTTGGCTCGGCTCGCTCGGCCTCCCAAATTATGATTCAATGGCAGCCGCCCGACGAGGAGCACCGCAATGGAATGATTACCGGCTACATGGTGCGTTATCGCCTGCACGGCTACGGTGACAACAGCCCCTGGTCTTACCGCAACATAACAAACGAa AATCAACGGAATTATTTGATCGAGGATTTAATCACTTGGAAAGATTACGAAATTCAAATGGCTGCATTTAATCGCATAGACGTTGGAAAGTTTAGCAAATCCATCACGGTCAAGACTCGAGAAGGAA CCCCGGAAGCGGCTCCCACTCAAGTGCGAGCGGAAGCCGTCAATTCGACCACCATTCGAGTGTGGTGGAAACCACCCGATCCTCAGCTGATCAACGGCATTAATCAGGGCTACAAGCTTCAAGCCTGGAGAG GTGATAATCAAGTGGCGGAGAAGACCGTCACAGTTCCACCCAGTCCGTTTGATCCATTGGCGGAGCAAACTGCTTTGGTGGATGGCGTCCAGAAATATACCGAATACCAGATAACGGTCCTCTGCTTCACATCGCCGGGCGACGGGCCACGCAGCGGTCACGTGACAGTCAAAACCGCCGAAGATG TTCCGGATGAGGTGTCTAGCCTCCGCTTCGACGAGATCAGCGATCGTTCCGTCCGCGTCTCTTGGTCTCCGCCCGAAAAAGATAACGGCAAGTTGACGGGTTACACTGTTCGCTGGTCTGTCAAAGACATGCCGCATACCCTCAAAGTGAAAAACGTCACCGGAGATGTTTCCAGCCTAGTCGTCAACAGCCTACAG CCAACGACACACTACACTTTCGAGGTAGCCGGTTGGACCAGCAGCGGCATGGGTGCTATTAAAACAGCTACAATTCAATCGGGTATCGAACCGGTTCTGCCAGGAGCTCCGACAAGACTAGCCGTTTCCAACATTGAAGCCTTCTCTGTCGTTCTCCAATTCACGCCGGGATTCGATGGCAATTCTTCGGTCACCAAGTGGACAGTTCAG GCCCAGTCATTACGTAACAGCACGTGGGACACGATTTGGGAGGTGACCGATCCAGAGGCAACCACACTAACTGTTAGTAACTTGACGCCGTTCATGGAGTATGCCCTTCGGCTTGTGGCTAATAATGTAGTAGGCCCTTCGCCACCGTCGGAGCCCACTAAACGTTTCCAAACTATTCAAGCTCCTCCGTCGCACGCTCCATTTAACGTTACCGTACGGGCTGTCAGTGCTACTCAGCTGCGTGTCAGATGGACG CCTTTGCAACAAATTGAATGGTACGGCGTGCCCCGCGGTTATAACGTCTCGTACCGTCGGGCAAACGCCGATACGCCTCTCGACGCCGTCAGCATCGAAGACCATAACGCCAACTCCTTTGTTCTGGAAGATCTGGAGGAGTTTACCATTTATCAGGTTATCGTTCAGGCGTATAACGATGTTGGCACGTCACAACCCAGTCCGCCGGCTACCGAACGCACCCGAGAAGCCA CTCCCAGTTCGGGACCGAAGACTGTTTCGGCTAACGAAACATCATCGACGACGATCGTGGTGCGCTGGAACGAAGTTGACCTCCTCCACCGCAACGGCATCATCGAGGGCTATAAAGTCTATTACGGAGCGCTCAACGTGCCCTTCCGCTACAAGAAGGTGCCGAGCAACGCCACTTTCACGACCACGCTAACGGAACTTCGCAAGTTCACCCAATACTCGATCCAAGTTTTGGCTTACACTCGCATTGGAGACGGAGTCCTTTCCGTTCCGCCGATCGTTGTTCAAACTATGGAGGATG TTCCTGGCGTGCCGTCAAATGTGTCGTTTCCCGACGTGTCCTTCTCGAGTGCCCGTGTCATTTGGGACGTTCCAGCCGAACCGAATGGCGAAATTCTTGCTTACCGGGTGACATATTTCATCGACTCGACTCAGGCGACAAATACGAGCAAAGAGTTTTCTCCGTCGGACCGAACTTACCGCGTCACCAATCTCGAAGCAGAGCAGTTTTATATGTTCCATATTGCGGCCAAGACGTCGCTGGGCTGGGGCCAAGCCGCCCGGGCGCTAGTCTACACGACCAACAGCCGCGATGCTCCTCAGCCTCCGTCAGCACCGCACGTCAGCCCCTCACAAATTCAAAGTCAACAAATCACGTTTAGTTGGGCTCCTGGAAGAGACGGCTTCGCTCCGTTGAG ATATTACACTGTTCAATACCGAGGAGACTCCAGTGGGCCGTGGCAGACGGTTAATGAACGTGTAGAGCCCACCGTTACATCCTACACTGTACACGCGTTGAAACCATTTACTGCTTATCAATTCCGGATCCag GCTATCAATGATATCGGTCCGAGTGGATGGAGTTCAGAATCGGAAGTAGTTCGAACACTACCCGCCGCCCCAGCTTCCGGCGTTGCTTCCGTGAAGGTGATTCCGATTACCACAACGAGCGTGCGAATAGTGTGGCATCCGTTGAGTGAAGATGCCTGGAACGGTGACGCCCACACGGCAGCCTACCGAATCGATTACCGTCAAATCACCGATTTCCCCACACCTGCGCTCCTTCAAG GTGGTggtcaaaaggaagaaatctATGATGGAAAGGCATCTCAGATGATATTGAACGACCTTGTCCGTGATAGGAATTACGAAATAATCGTCACTCCCTTCAACTCTCAAGGGCCgggtccttcttcttccccaaCGACCGTTTACGTAGGCGAGGCTGTACCAACCG GTGAACCACGCGAAGTGGCTGCTATCGCTACGTCGCCTACGGAAGTGCGGTTGACGTGGGTGGCGCCTTTGGCCAGCCAGCAGAACGGCGATTTGCTTGGCTACAAGATCTTTTACTTGGCAACGAGTCAAACCATTGACAAAGAAGAGATGGAGGTTGTGCCGGCTTCTCACGTAGCACACTCGTTGCCGTTCATGGACATGTTCACTGAATACCGCATACAAATCGTGGCCTTCAATCCAGCAGGCGACGGTCCACGATCTGTTCCAGTTACTGTTCGCACCTTACAGGGAATTCCTGGGAGCCCTGGATCTTTAAA ATTCAGCGACATTACGATGAACAGTTTGAAGGTGAGCTGGGAAGAACCCAAACAGCCCAATGGAGAAATCACTGGCTATGTAGTGACTTACGAAACGGCCCAACAAGATGAGACTTTCAGCAAGCAAGTCAAACAGAAAGTCACAACTACCTGGCTAGTGGTGGCCAATCTAGAAGAGGAGGTCACCTACTACTTTTCCGTTCGAGCATCCACCTTCGATTTGGGACCACCGGCCACTGGTAATGTAACTACTGGACCGCAAGAAGGCTCACCTGGACGGCCGAAAGATCTTTTAATCGCTCGAACTACTTCGTCCGTCAATTTGCAATGGGAAAATGGGCCAGCCGGTAAAGGCCCCATCGTTGGTTACTACATTGAAAGCCGAAAGAAAg TGGTGGCGGACTGGCAAATCA AAGAAGATCAGTGGCAAACGGTAGCACGCACTGATCAAGGCCCAATGCGAGAGTACAGCGTCTCTTATCAGAATCTGATGCCTTCGTCATCGTATACTTTCCGTATCGTAGCTTACAACAAATTTGGCATCTCCTATCCAGTCTACACTCACGATCCG TTTCTTACACCCAGCAAATTGTACTTGGAATACAgctacagtacccaccaaaagCCGTTTTATCACCAAACGTGGTTTTTGGTGACACTAGCTGCCGGCTCAGTAGTGATTATAACCTTGCTTGTGGCTGTTTTGTGCGTCAAGAGCAAAAGCTACAAATATAAAC ATGAAGCTCAAAAAACTTTAGAAGAATCGCTGACCAATGAAGAAATGGGTTTTGCTTTTGAAATGCGGCAGTCAAAACGAACGGGTACAATTGGAAGGAATACGCTTAGTCGTCGCTCGGTTGCTGGTTCCGTTGGAGTGCTCGGCGGCGGAACACTAGGCGGTGCTTCAGCCGGGCCGTCTGTGGTCGGTAAACCACCTCCGCGACCCGCACCCTCTTCTGTCGCATACAACAGTGACGACGAAAGCGCTCGAGGGGGTTACGATGAAAACCCTGACGATAGCAGTCTTACAGAAAAGCCATCGGAAATCAGTTCGACTGATTCTCAG GGATCTGAGAGTGAGCCAGAGAGCGAACGAGGTGAACCGCACTCATTCGTAAATCACTACGCCAATGTAAACGATACTTTGCGGCAATCATGGAAAAAGCAACGACCTGTCAAAAATTATACTTCGTTTACTGACTCTGAACAAGAGGGGTCTACTGTAGTCAGCCTCAATGGCGGACAAATCGTTATGAACAACAAAGCTAGAAGTAGAGCACCCTTACCAGGgttctcttcttttgtgtag